A portion of the Blautia hansenii DSM 20583 genome contains these proteins:
- a CDS encoding aminopeptidase: MNDVFFEERYALMRGRIQEIQKEEVVKEPYGEYFRKTADFILMVDNLYEKIQKGWLDSASQKELEENNHALYKDILPENYGASYGNPAYAQKMLGEEFGVLLSFLYAEIRGMVVFVYEKRLFDMTVVLELFVQIYNLFEEEEISAKDVKDAIYWYISDYSDEMVGYRVREGIDPSLDFAAKIICDSDLTDLRYLYKFGEYITENEIGMANFLNTLPEEKIQAMARTFTEGYREGFVLGGKDITKKKTVNIRFQLGFERIVKEEIRQFAEMGLQPVIYRSAVHSVNKKQHHRIGYYGAIPNQQFEYDHKDDAALYLDHEFIQRKLRVLQVAYEQVKELAAVHGGPACMETFGENPFVPKKTKEACTLTSHQQKLQVSYDNESGQIVNRYIKGEERSFTIIAYPVKEIGEKFEEIFEETVKLNTLDNELYRKIQQSIIDALDRGICVHILGKGENETDLTVSLHTLENPEKQTNFENCVADVNIPVGEVFTSPMLKGTNGTLAVSRVFLNGLEYRGLKLLFKDGRIAEYTCKNFETEEENKSFLKENLLHHHETLPLGEFAIGTNTTAYVMAQKYNIAHLLPILIAEKMGPHFAVGDTCYSWSEDTAVYNPDGKEIIARDNEVSILRKEDISKAYLGCHTDITIPYDELDKIWVEIENGENIEIIRDGKFVLEGTEKLNEPFCG, encoded by the coding sequence ATGAATGATGTGTTTTTTGAAGAACGCTATGCTTTAATGAGGGGAAGAATTCAGGAAATTCAAAAAGAAGAGGTAGTAAAAGAACCTTATGGTGAATATTTCAGAAAAACAGCAGATTTTATTCTGATGGTGGATAACTTGTATGAAAAGATACAAAAAGGCTGGTTAGACAGCGCCTCACAAAAAGAATTGGAAGAAAATAATCATGCTCTGTATAAGGATATCTTGCCGGAAAATTATGGTGCTTCCTATGGAAATCCTGCTTATGCACAAAAAATGCTGGGAGAAGAGTTTGGTGTATTATTAAGTTTTCTGTATGCAGAAATTCGTGGAATGGTTGTTTTTGTTTATGAGAAACGCCTTTTTGATATGACCGTTGTTTTGGAGCTTTTTGTGCAGATTTATAATCTCTTTGAGGAAGAAGAAATATCTGCAAAGGATGTAAAAGATGCTATTTATTGGTATATCAGTGATTACAGTGACGAAATGGTAGGATACAGAGTCAGAGAAGGAATTGACCCGTCTTTGGATTTTGCTGCAAAAATTATCTGTGACAGCGATTTGACAGACCTTCGTTATTTATATAAATTCGGGGAATATATTACAGAAAATGAAATCGGTATGGCGAATTTCCTAAATACTCTGCCGGAGGAAAAAATTCAGGCAATGGCAAGAACCTTTACAGAAGGATACAGAGAAGGTTTTGTCTTAGGAGGAAAGGATATTACAAAGAAAAAGACTGTAAATATTCGCTTTCAGCTGGGGTTTGAGCGGATTGTAAAAGAAGAAATCAGACAGTTTGCGGAAATGGGTTTACAGCCTGTTATTTACCGAAGCGCTGTTCACTCTGTAAATAAAAAACAGCATCATAGAATTGGATATTATGGGGCAATTCCAAATCAGCAGTTTGAATATGACCATAAGGATGATGCTGCACTGTATTTAGACCATGAATTTATTCAGAGAAAGCTGAGAGTTTTACAGGTGGCTTATGAGCAGGTGAAGGAGCTGGCGGCTGTTCACGGAGGTCCGGCATGTATGGAAACCTTTGGCGAAAACCCTTTTGTACCGAAAAAAACAAAGGAAGCCTGCACTTTAACATCACATCAGCAAAAGCTTCAGGTATCTTATGACAATGAGTCCGGTCAGATTGTAAACCGCTATATTAAGGGAGAAGAGAGAAGCTTTACTATTATTGCATATCCGGTAAAAGAAATCGGAGAAAAATTTGAGGAGATTTTTGAAGAAACTGTAAAATTAAATACACTGGATAATGAATTATACAGAAAAATTCAGCAGAGTATCATTGACGCATTAGACAGAGGAATTTGTGTGCATATTCTGGGAAAGGGAGAGAATGAAACAGATTTAACAGTTTCTCTTCATACACTGGAAAATCCGGAAAAGCAGACTAATTTTGAAAACTGTGTAGCAGATGTAAATATTCCGGTGGGTGAAGTCTTTACATCACCGATGCTCAAGGGTACAAACGGAACTTTGGCAGTATCCAGAGTATTTTTAAATGGTTTGGAATACAGAGGGCTGAAGCTTCTTTTTAAGGACGGAAGGATTGCAGAATATACTTGTAAAAACTTTGAAACAGAAGAAGAGAATAAAAGCTTTTTAAAAGAAAATCTTCTTCACCATCATGAAACACTTCCTCTTGGAGAATTTGCAATCGGAACAAATACGACTGCTTATGTAATGGCACAGAAATATAATATTGCACACTTACTTCCGATTTTGATTGCAGAAAAAATGGGACCACACTTTGCGGTGGGAGATACCTGTTATAGTTGGTCAGAGGATACAGCTGTGTATAATCCTGATGGAAAAGAAATTATTGCAAGAGATAATGAAGTTTCCATTTTGAGAAAAGAAGATATCAGTAAGGCGTATCTGGGTTGCCATACGGATATTACCATTCCTTATGATGAATTAGATAAAATCTGGGTGGAAATAGAAAATGGCGAAAACATTGAAATTATCCGTGACGGAAAATTTGTGTTAGAGGGTACAGAAAAATTAAATGAACCTTTCTGCGGATAA
- the radA gene encoding DNA repair protein RadA: MAKGKKTLFFCQNCGYESPKWLGQCPGCREWNSFVEETVSATAKGKTTASGSTTGKKNEPVILADISIQENDRIKTEIEELDRVLGGGIVPGSMVLVGGDPGIGKSTLLLQVCRQLTGKGHKVLYVSGEESLGQIKLRAKRIGEFNENLLLLCETNLENIRSVIEKVKPEMVVIDSIQTMYNEEVSSAPGSVSQVRESTGVLMQIAKGMGISVFIVGHVTKDGSVAGPRVLEHMVDTVLYFEGDRQVIYRILRGVKNRFGSTNEIGVFEMREKGLMEVKNPSQVMLNGRPTDASGTAVVCSVEGTRPILIEIQALVTRTNFGLPRRTSVGIDYNRVNLLMAVLEKRAGLHLGDCDAYVNLAGGMKLGEPAIDLGVVLAIVSSYKNQVIDERILIFGEVGLSGEVRGVSMAESRVREAEKLGFTSCIMPKANVESLQGKYEIKLIGVANIKEAMNCI; encoded by the coding sequence ATGGCAAAAGGGAAAAAAACATTGTTTTTCTGTCAAAATTGTGGGTATGAGTCTCCGAAGTGGCTGGGGCAATGTCCGGGATGCAGGGAATGGAATTCTTTTGTGGAAGAGACGGTATCTGCAACCGCAAAAGGAAAAACAACAGCTTCAGGAAGTACGACAGGGAAGAAAAATGAACCGGTTATTCTTGCAGATATTTCCATACAGGAAAATGACAGAATAAAAACAGAAATAGAAGAGCTGGACAGAGTACTGGGAGGTGGTATTGTTCCCGGTTCTATGGTTCTGGTGGGAGGAGATCCGGGTATCGGAAAATCTACCCTTCTTCTTCAGGTGTGCAGACAGCTTACGGGAAAGGGACATAAGGTTTTATACGTTTCCGGCGAGGAATCTTTGGGACAGATTAAGCTAAGAGCAAAAAGAATAGGAGAATTTAATGAAAATTTGTTGCTTTTATGTGAAACAAATTTAGAAAACATTCGTAGCGTCATTGAAAAGGTGAAACCGGAAATGGTAGTGATCGACTCTATTCAGACTATGTATAATGAGGAAGTGTCTTCTGCACCAGGCAGTGTCTCTCAGGTGAGGGAGTCTACAGGTGTTCTTATGCAGATTGCAAAAGGAATGGGGATTTCTGTCTTCATTGTTGGACATGTTACAAAAGATGGAAGTGTGGCAGGTCCCAGAGTACTGGAGCACATGGTAGATACGGTGTTGTATTTTGAAGGAGACAGGCAGGTGATTTACCGTATTTTAAGAGGAGTAAAAAATCGATTTGGCTCGACAAATGAAATTGGTGTTTTTGAAATGCGGGAAAAAGGGCTTATGGAAGTGAAAAATCCATCGCAGGTTATGTTAAATGGTAGACCTACAGATGCCTCCGGAACTGCGGTTGTTTGCTCTGTTGAAGGGACACGTCCTATTTTGATTGAAATACAGGCGCTTGTAACCAGAACAAACTTCGGCTTGCCAAGACGTACTTCGGTAGGAATTGATTATAATCGTGTGAATTTGCTTATGGCAGTTTTAGAGAAAAGAGCAGGGCTTCATTTGGGAGATTGCGATGCTTATGTTAATCTGGCAGGAGGAATGAAACTTGGAGAACCGGCTATTGATTTAGGTGTGGTTCTTGCCATTGTATCCAGCTATAAAAATCAGGTAATTGATGAGCGGATTTTAATTTTTGGAGAAGTGGGACTTTCAGGAGAAGTACGTGGTGTCAGTATGGCGGAAAGCAGAGTGAGAGAAGCAGAAAAACTGGGATTTACTTCCTGTATTATGCCAAAGGCAAATGTAGAAAGTCTGCAGGGAAAATATGAGATTAAACTCATTGGTGTAGCTAATATTAAAGAGGCAATGAACTGTATTTAA
- the purE gene encoding 5-(carboxyamino)imidazole ribonucleotide mutase, whose amino-acid sequence MAKVGIVMGSDSDMPVMSKAADMLEKFGIEYEMTIISAHREPDVFFEYAKTAEEKGFKVIIAGAGMAAHLPGMCAAIFPMPVIGIPMHTTSLGGRDSLYSIVQMPSGIPVATVAINGGANAAILAAKILATSDEALLQKLKDYKEELKDQVVAKDAKLQEVGYKNYK is encoded by the coding sequence ATGGCAAAAGTTGGAATTGTTATGGGCAGTGACTCAGATATGCCTGTTATGAGCAAAGCGGCAGATATGTTGGAGAAATTCGGAATTGAATATGAAATGACTATTATTTCTGCCCACAGAGAACCGGATGTATTCTTTGAATATGCAAAAACAGCAGAAGAAAAAGGATTTAAAGTTATTATTGCGGGAGCAGGTATGGCAGCACATCTTCCAGGTATGTGTGCAGCAATCTTCCCAATGCCGGTTATCGGTATCCCAATGCATACAACTTCTTTAGGAGGAAGAGATTCTCTGTACTCTATCGTTCAGATGCCTTCCGGTATTCCTGTTGCAACTGTTGCAATTAATGGAGGAGCAAATGCAGCAATTCTGGCAGCCAAGATTTTAGCTACTTCAGATGAGGCATTATTGCAGAAATTAAAAGATTACAAAGAAGAATTAAAAGATCAGGTTGTTGCAAAAGATGCAAAATTACAGGAAGTAGGATATAAAAATTATAAATAA
- a CDS encoding GntR family transcriptional regulator translates to MLIEIDFNSDEAIYVQLCNQIIMGIATEQLKVGETLPSVRQLADTIGINMHTVNKAYSVLRQEGFLSIDRRRGAVISIDVDKIRALEEMKENLLPVLAKGCCKNITREEVHALIDEIFEEYK, encoded by the coding sequence ATGCTGATTGAAATTGATTTTAACAGTGATGAAGCAATTTATGTACAGCTTTGTAATCAGATTATTATGGGAATTGCCACAGAACAGTTAAAGGTAGGAGAGACGCTTCCTTCTGTAAGACAGCTGGCAGATACCATAGGAATTAACATGCACACAGTAAATAAAGCATATTCTGTATTGAGACAGGAAGGATTTCTCAGTATAGACAGACGCAGAGGCGCAGTGATTTCCATTGATGTGGATAAAATCAGGGCATTGGAGGAAATGAAGGAAAATCTTTTGCCTGTTTTGGCAAAAGGCTGTTGTAAGAATATTACAAGAGAAGAAGTGCATGCCTTAATTGATGAAATTTTTGAAGAATATAAATAG
- the purD gene encoding phosphoribosylamine--glycine ligase: MKVLIIGSGGREHAIAWKVAKSPKVDKIYCAPGNAGIAEFAECVPIGAMEFEKLAAFAKENAVDLTVVGMDDPLVGGVVDVFEKEGLRVFGPRKNAAILEGSKAFSKDLMKKYNIPTAAYENFEDADEALAYLREKAEFPIVLKADGLALGKGVLICNTLEEAEEGVCTIMLDKKFGSAGNTLVIEEFMTGREVSVLSFVDGKTIKTMTSAQDHKRAKDGDEGLNTGGMGTFSPSPFYTKEVDEFCEKYVYQATVDAMAAEGREFKGIIFFGLMLTEKGPKVLEYNARFGDPEAQVVIPRLKNDIVEVFEACVDGKLDEIDLQFEDNAAVCVVLASDGYPVSYEKGYPIEGLENFKDKDGYYVFHAGTAFKDGKIVTNGGRVLGVTAKGADLKEARANAYEATKWINFENKYMRNDIGKAIDEA; the protein is encoded by the coding sequence ATGAAAGTATTGATTATAGGAAGTGGTGGAAGAGAGCACGCTATTGCATGGAAGGTTGCAAAAAGTCCAAAGGTAGATAAGATTTACTGTGCACCGGGAAACGCAGGAATTGCGGAATTTGCAGAATGTGTGCCAATCGGCGCAATGGAATTTGAGAAGCTGGCAGCTTTTGCAAAAGAAAATGCAGTAGATTTAACTGTTGTAGGAATGGATGACCCATTAGTCGGCGGTGTTGTAGATGTTTTTGAAAAAGAGGGATTGCGAGTGTTTGGACCGAGAAAGAATGCGGCAATTCTGGAAGGCTCAAAAGCTTTTTCTAAAGATTTGATGAAGAAATATAACATTCCTACGGCAGCTTATGAAAACTTTGAGGATGCAGATGAGGCTCTGGCATATCTTCGTGAGAAAGCAGAGTTTCCTATTGTATTAAAGGCAGACGGACTGGCTCTTGGAAAAGGTGTTTTAATCTGTAACACATTGGAAGAAGCAGAGGAAGGCGTTTGCACAATTATGCTGGATAAAAAATTCGGTTCTGCAGGAAATACTTTAGTTATCGAAGAATTCATGACAGGACGTGAAGTATCCGTACTTTCTTTTGTTGACGGAAAAACCATTAAAACCATGACTTCCGCACAGGATCATAAACGTGCAAAAGACGGAGATGAAGGGTTAAATACAGGAGGAATGGGAACATTTTCACCAAGTCCTTTCTATACAAAAGAAGTGGATGAATTTTGCGAAAAATATGTATATCAGGCAACCGTAGATGCTATGGCAGCAGAAGGCAGAGAGTTTAAAGGGATTATTTTCTTTGGTCTGATGCTTACAGAAAAAGGACCAAAAGTGTTGGAGTATAATGCTCGCTTTGGTGATCCGGAGGCTCAGGTTGTTATTCCGAGATTAAAAAATGATATTGTAGAAGTTTTTGAAGCCTGCGTAGACGGAAAGTTAGATGAAATTGACTTACAGTTTGAAGACAACGCAGCAGTATGTGTTGTGTTAGCCTCTGACGGTTATCCGGTTTCTTATGAAAAAGGATATCCAATTGAAGGTCTGGAAAACTTTAAGGATAAAGACGGTTATTATGTTTTCCATGCAGGAACTGCCTTCAAAGATGGTAAAATCGTAACAAACGGAGGGCGTGTCTTAGGAGTTACCGCAAAAGGGGCTGACTTAAAAGAGGCAAGAGCGAATGCTTATGAGGCAACAAAATGGATTAACTTTGAAAATAAATATATGCGAAATGATATTGGAAAAGCCATTGATGAGGCATAG
- a CDS encoding ATP-dependent Clp protease ATP-binding subunit, whose protein sequence is MKKQYSKWALKALKLAEETARKCSHNYIGTEHILAGLLAVKDSTAGEILTEAGISLKKLLELMEKLVAPSSEVLLEEPQGYTPRSKKILEKASEEATNMESAEIGTEHILIAMLKETDCVGARLLHTMGAGNQKLYAELMNVMGREGTLTKEEKSATPMLDQYGRDLTEMAAMGKLDPVVGREKEINRIIQILSRRTKNNPCLIGEPGVGKTAITEGLAQKIVSGMVPENMADKRILVLDLSAMVAGSKYRGEFEERIKRVVWEASNDKRILLFLDELHTLIGAGGAEGALDASNILKPSLSRGEIQLIGATTIEEYRKHIEKDPALERRFQPVTVEEPTKEEAEEILRGLVPYYEKHHGVVIEESAVKAAVSMGVRYINDRFLPDKALDLLDEACSKVQISGYKVPDGLTEAELRLRDISEEKERAVKSQDFLLAGKLQEEQKETEEIVEKARKRFERQCKNKKLFVTEDDVALVVAQWTKIPVKKLTEGESKRLAKLENQLHKRVIGQDEAVTAVAKAIKRGRVGLKDPKRPIGSFLLLGPTGVGKTELSKALAEAVFGSEDAMIRVDMSEYMEKHSVSKLIGSPPGYVGYEEGGQLSEKVRRSPYSVLLFDEIEKAHPDVFNLLLQVLDDGHITDAQGRKVDFKETIIIMTSNAGAQAIVEPKKLGFGTADDAQADYKKMKDSVMEEVKRLFKPEFLNRIDDIIVFHTLNKEEIKKIVGILLKEFAKRCKTQLNIDVKIRENVKEFIGKEGFDPKYGARPLKRAIQSKIEDAMAEEILEGRIKAGDSVTIGLSKEKVNFIINVQND, encoded by the coding sequence ATGAAAAAGCAATACTCAAAGTGGGCATTAAAGGCTTTGAAGCTGGCAGAGGAAACTGCCAGAAAATGCAGCCATAATTATATTGGAACAGAACATATACTGGCAGGACTTCTGGCTGTAAAGGATAGTACGGCAGGAGAAATTCTCACAGAAGCCGGTATTTCATTGAAAAAATTGTTAGAGCTTATGGAAAAGCTGGTAGCGCCGTCTTCAGAGGTGCTGCTGGAAGAGCCTCAGGGCTATACACCAAGAAGCAAAAAGATACTTGAAAAAGCATCTGAAGAAGCAACAAATATGGAAAGTGCAGAAATCGGCACAGAGCATATTTTAATCGCAATGTTAAAAGAAACAGATTGTGTGGGCGCCAGACTTCTGCATACTATGGGGGCAGGAAATCAAAAGCTGTATGCAGAGCTTATGAATGTTATGGGGAGAGAAGGCACATTGACAAAAGAAGAAAAGAGTGCCACACCAATGCTAGATCAGTATGGCAGAGATTTGACAGAAATGGCTGCTATGGGCAAGCTGGATCCTGTTGTAGGCAGGGAAAAAGAAATTAACCGTATTATACAGATTTTAAGCAGAAGAACAAAGAACAACCCTTGTCTGATTGGTGAACCCGGAGTGGGAAAAACAGCCATTACCGAGGGGCTTGCGCAGAAGATTGTAAGTGGAATGGTTCCTGAAAATATGGCGGATAAACGTATTCTGGTGTTGGATTTATCTGCTATGGTAGCGGGTTCAAAATACAGAGGTGAGTTTGAAGAGAGGATTAAACGTGTGGTTTGGGAAGCATCCAATGACAAAAGAATTCTTTTATTCTTGGATGAACTCCATACCCTTATAGGGGCAGGCGGAGCAGAAGGAGCATTAGATGCTTCCAATATTTTAAAGCCGTCTCTTTCCAGAGGAGAAATTCAGCTTATCGGTGCAACGACTATCGAGGAATATCGGAAGCATATTGAAAAAGACCCTGCATTAGAGCGAAGATTTCAGCCGGTAACCGTAGAAGAACCTACCAAGGAAGAAGCGGAGGAAATTTTAAGAGGATTAGTGCCTTATTATGAAAAACATCACGGTGTCGTGATTGAGGAAAGCGCTGTAAAAGCAGCCGTTTCCATGGGTGTGCGTTATATTAATGACAGATTTCTTCCGGATAAGGCGTTGGACTTATTGGATGAAGCATGCTCCAAGGTACAGATTTCCGGCTATAAGGTTCCGGATGGATTGACAGAGGCAGAGCTTCGTTTAAGAGATATTAGCGAAGAAAAAGAAAGAGCAGTAAAAAGTCAGGATTTTCTTCTTGCAGGCAAGCTTCAGGAAGAACAAAAAGAAACAGAAGAAATAGTAGAAAAAGCCAGAAAGCGCTTTGAAAGACAGTGTAAAAATAAAAAGCTATTTGTTACAGAAGATGATGTTGCTCTGGTAGTTGCTCAGTGGACAAAAATACCGGTGAAAAAGCTTACAGAAGGAGAGTCTAAACGACTGGCAAAACTGGAAAATCAGCTTCATAAACGTGTAATCGGACAGGATGAGGCAGTAACCGCTGTTGCAAAGGCAATTAAACGAGGCAGAGTAGGATTAAAAGACCCCAAACGTCCTATTGGCTCTTTCCTTTTATTAGGCCCTACCGGCGTAGGAAAAACAGAGCTTTCCAAGGCTTTGGCAGAGGCGGTTTTCGGCAGTGAAGATGCAATGATACGTGTAGATATGTCAGAGTATATGGAAAAACACAGTGTCTCTAAACTGATTGGTTCACCACCGGGATATGTAGGTTATGAAGAGGGAGGACAGCTAAGTGAAAAAGTAAGACGAAGCCCATACAGTGTGCTGCTTTTTGATGAGATTGAGAAGGCCCATCCAGATGTATTCAATCTTCTTTTGCAGGTGCTGGATGACGGACATATTACCGATGCACAGGGCAGAAAAGTAGACTTTAAAGAAACCATTATTATTATGACCTCCAATGCGGGAGCACAGGCGATTGTAGAGCCGAAAAAGCTGGGATTTGGAACAGCAGATGATGCGCAGGCCGATTATAAGAAGATGAAAGACAGTGTAATGGAAGAAGTAAAGAGACTTTTTAAGCCGGAGTTCTTAAACCGTATTGATGATATTATTGTATTCCATACTTTGAACAAAGAGGAGATTAAGAAGATTGTAGGGATACTTTTAAAAGAGTTTGCAAAACGCTGTAAGACACAGTTGAATATTGATGTGAAAATTCGGGAAAATGTAAAAGAATTTATCGGAAAAGAAGGCTTTGACCCAAAATACGGAGCACGTCCATTAAAGAGAGCAATTCAGAGTAAAATCGAAGACGCAATGGCAGAGGAAATTCTGGAAGGCAGGATAAAAGCAGGAGACAGCGTTACCATTGGCTTGTCTAAAGAAAAGGTAAATTTTATTATAAATGTACAAAATGACTAG
- the purM gene encoding phosphoribosylformylglycinamidine cyclo-ligase, which translates to MDYKKAGVDIEAGYKSVELMKEHVKKTMREEVLGGLGGFSGAFSLAKIKEMEEPVLLSGTDGCGTKVKLAMVMDKHDTIGIDAVAMCVNDIACAGGEPLFFLDYIACGKNYPEKIATIVKGVAEGCLQSEAALIGGETAEHPGLMPEDDYDLAGFAVGVCDKKDMITGENLKAGDVLIGMASSGVHSNGFSLVRKVFEITKESLDTYYDELGTTLGEALLAPTRIYVKALKKVKEAGVTVKACSHITGGGFYENIPRMLKDGVCAVVEKDSYPIPPIFTLMAKTGNIEEQMMYNTYNMGIGMIVAVDPADVDKTMEAMKAAGDTPYVIGKIEEGEKGVKLV; encoded by the coding sequence ATGGATTACAAGAAAGCTGGCGTAGATATTGAAGCTGGATATAAATCAGTAGAATTAATGAAAGAGCATGTAAAGAAAACAATGCGTGAAGAAGTTCTTGGCGGATTAGGCGGTTTCTCCGGTGCTTTTTCTCTGGCAAAGATTAAAGAGATGGAAGAGCCTGTGTTATTATCCGGTACAGACGGATGCGGAACAAAGGTGAAACTGGCAATGGTCATGGACAAACATGATACAATCGGTATTGACGCAGTTGCAATGTGTGTAAACGATATTGCATGTGCCGGTGGAGAGCCATTGTTTTTCTTAGATTATATTGCATGTGGAAAAAATTATCCTGAAAAAATCGCTACAATCGTAAAAGGTGTTGCAGAAGGCTGCTTACAGTCTGAAGCAGCTTTAATCGGTGGTGAAACAGCAGAACATCCTGGACTTATGCCGGAAGATGATTACGATTTAGCAGGTTTTGCAGTTGGTGTTTGTGACAAGAAAGATATGATTACAGGAGAAAACTTAAAAGCAGGCGATGTTTTAATCGGTATGGCATCTTCAGGTGTTCACAGCAATGGATTTTCATTAGTAAGAAAAGTATTTGAGATTACAAAAGAGTCTTTAGATACTTATTATGATGAATTAGGAACAACTTTAGGAGAAGCTTTACTTGCTCCTACAAGAATTTATGTAAAAGCATTGAAGAAAGTAAAAGAAGCAGGTGTTACTGTAAAAGCCTGCAGCCATATTACAGGCGGCGGATTTTATGAAAATATTCCACGTATGTTAAAAGATGGCGTTTGTGCAGTTGTAGAAAAGGACAGCTATCCAATTCCTCCAATCTTTACATTGATGGCAAAGACAGGAAATATTGAAGAACAGATGATGTACAATACTTATAATATGGGTATTGGTATGATTGTGGCAGTGGATCCGGCAGATGTTGACAAAACAATGGAAGCTATGAAAGCAGCAGGGGATACTCCTTACGTAATCGGTAAGATTGAAGAGGGAGAAAAAGGTGTGAAATTAGTATAA
- a CDS encoding HD domain-containing protein: MEERLKKQMEFLLEVDKEKFIGRQTYLSDGIRKENDAEHAWHLALTAALLAEYSEEKIDLAKTMLMVLVHDLVEIDAGDTYAYDAVGNQTKRERELKAADRIFNILPEDQAKMLRLLWDEFEEQQTPEAKFAHVCDNIQPLMLNHATGGKSWRERGIKKSQVLKRNERTGEGSKTMESYVHEIIDLNVEKGNLKDE, encoded by the coding sequence ATGGAAGAACGTTTGAAAAAACAGATGGAATTTTTATTGGAAGTGGATAAGGAAAAATTTATTGGCCGGCAGACTTATTTATCAGACGGAATTCGAAAGGAAAATGACGCAGAACACGCATGGCATTTAGCTTTGACAGCAGCGCTTTTGGCAGAATATTCTGAGGAAAAGATTGATTTGGCAAAAACCATGCTTATGGTGCTGGTTCATGATTTAGTAGAAATCGATGCTGGTGATACTTATGCCTATGATGCAGTTGGAAATCAGACAAAGAGGGAAAGAGAATTAAAGGCAGCAGACAGAATTTTTAATATCTTACCGGAAGATCAGGCAAAAATGTTAAGGTTACTGTGGGACGAATTTGAAGAGCAGCAGACACCGGAGGCAAAATTCGCTCATGTTTGTGATAATATTCAGCCTTTAATGTTAAATCACGCCACTGGCGGAAAATCATGGAGAGAGCGTGGAATAAAGAAATCACAGGTACTAAAAAGAAATGAACGCACAGGGGAAGGGTCAAAAACCATGGAGTCTTATGTGCATGAAATTATAGATTTAAATGTAGAAAAGGGGAATTTAAAAGATGAATGA
- a CDS encoding DUF6142 family protein — MAKKKNKYSFAKKKHSGQGIASTVFAGISLGIFCAAALCALIFHGKGGMYLGALGLIAIGLSAYGFVVGLKSFSEKNRDQLFCKIGAVGNGVLMVIWLALFLVGIS; from the coding sequence ATGGCAAAGAAGAAAAATAAATATTCTTTTGCAAAAAAGAAACATTCAGGACAGGGAATTGCTTCAACGGTTTTTGCAGGAATTTCTCTGGGGATTTTTTGTGCCGCCGCATTATGTGCTTTGATTTTTCATGGAAAAGGCGGTATGTATCTGGGGGCATTGGGACTGATTGCCATTGGTCTTTCCGCTTATGGATTTGTTGTGGGATTAAAAAGCTTTTCTGAGAAAAACAGAGACCAGCTTTTTTGTAAAATCGGAGCAGTAGGAAACGGGGTGCTTATGGTTATCTGGCTGGCACTTTTCTTAGTTGGAATTTCTTAA
- the purN gene encoding phosphoribosylglycinamide formyltransferase, whose product MMKMAVLVSGGGTNLQAIMDAMDRGEVTNAEIAVVISNNANAYALERAKMKGIEAICVSPKAYASRAEFNQALLETIQSYDVELVVLAGCLVVIPEIMVKAYPNKIINIHPALIPSFCGTGYYGLKVHEGVLERGVKVTGATVHFVDEGTDTGPIILQKAVEVHQGDTPEILQRRVMEEAEWKIMPKAIDLIANDKIEVIDGLVKFKE is encoded by the coding sequence ATGATGAAAATGGCAGTGTTGGTGTCCGGCGGAGGAACCAATCTTCAGGCGATTATGGATGCAATGGACAGGGGTGAAGTTACCAATGCGGAGATTGCTGTGGTAATCAGTAATAACGCAAATGCCTATGCTCTGGAAAGAGCAAAGATGAAGGGGATAGAGGCAATTTGTGTATCTCCGAAGGCTTATGCCTCCAGAGCAGAATTTAATCAGGCGTTACTTGAAACAATCCAATCTTATGATGTGGAGCTTGTTGTTCTGGCGGGCTGTCTTGTAGTTATTCCGGAGATTATGGTAAAGGCTTATCCAAATAAGATTATTAATATTCATCCGGCGCTTATTCCATCTTTCTGCGGTACGGGTTATTATGGACTGAAGGTGCATGAGGGCGTACTGGAAAGAGGAGTAAAAGTAACCGGAGCAACGGTACATTTTGTAGACGAAGGGACAGATACAGGTCCGATTATCTTACAGAAGGCGGTAGAAGTTCATCAGGGAGATACGCCGGAAATTCTTCAGCGCAGAGTTATGGAAGAAGCAGAGTGGAAAATTATGCCGAAAGCGATTGATTTAATTGCAAATGATAAAATTGAAGTGATAGATGGACTGGTGAAATTTAAAGAATAA